Proteins from one Pseudomonas bijieensis genomic window:
- a CDS encoding tetratricopeptide repeat protein, with amino-acid sequence MPSPRRRYLLLSLCILLVIGLVAVWLRSTTPQIPEAIKRGYSEALENARNGQPGAARMLYQQLGRPDLSPKRRVWLHAELPNYPSPQALKLADADLHSESPDVRKAAIGSIVGLVPTGQRSLLLGSLLDDDDQSVRFAAVNALLGLSPDDLGLYFGAMQIAIDTWEQVLEDGPKTAETHYQLARLHLHNAELKKAQLALEQALRLQPDNLPALVMQIEVLDKQGQGEAARQLLARQLQTQPASAYLQHALGMWLLQHGQSEYAVLGLAKAVELEPENRHYRYDLATTLHAEQEVEAAQKQLQEIVQRYPADRKARVLLINYWKETGQLQNVQILLAQLEQLNPDDPALQQGL; translated from the coding sequence GTGGCTACGCAGCACCACCCCGCAAATCCCCGAAGCGATCAAGCGTGGCTACAGTGAAGCCTTGGAAAACGCCCGCAACGGGCAGCCAGGGGCGGCGCGGATGCTCTACCAGCAACTGGGGCGCCCGGACCTCTCGCCCAAGCGCCGCGTGTGGCTGCACGCCGAACTGCCCAACTACCCCAGCCCCCAGGCCTTGAAACTGGCGGACGCGGATCTGCACAGCGAATCACCGGACGTGCGCAAGGCAGCCATCGGCAGCATCGTCGGTCTGGTGCCGACGGGCCAGCGCAGCCTGTTGCTCGGCTCGCTGCTGGATGATGACGACCAGAGCGTCCGGTTCGCCGCCGTGAACGCGCTGCTGGGCCTGTCACCGGATGATCTGGGCTTGTACTTCGGTGCAATGCAGATCGCCATCGATACCTGGGAACAGGTACTCGAGGACGGCCCGAAAACCGCCGAGACCCACTACCAACTCGCCCGGCTGCACCTGCACAACGCCGAACTGAAGAAAGCCCAACTGGCCCTTGAGCAGGCCCTGCGCCTGCAACCGGACAACCTGCCGGCGCTGGTCATGCAGATCGAAGTGCTGGACAAACAGGGCCAGGGCGAAGCTGCACGACAATTGCTCGCCCGGCAGTTGCAAACCCAGCCAGCGTCGGCTTATCTGCAACATGCGCTGGGCATGTGGTTGCTGCAACACGGCCAGAGCGAATATGCGGTGCTTGGCCTGGCGAAAGCCGTGGAACTGGAGCCCGAGAACCGCCATTACCGCTATGACCTGGCGACTACCCTGCATGCCGAGCAGGAGGTGGAAGCTGCGCAGAAACAGCTGCAGGAAATCGTCCAGCGCTACCCCGCCGACCGCAAGGCCCGGGTGTTGCTGATCAACTATTGGAAGGAAACCGGTCAATTGCAGAACGTTCAGATCCTGTTGGCGCAACTTGAACAGCTGAACCCCGATGACCCGGCGTTGCAACAGGGTCTGTAG